The genomic region tattacattataattacatGTAAACCCAAACCCTAATGCTTAGCATAAAGCAAGTACATATcgttaaaagaatagttcaaccaaaaatgaaaattctgtcatcatttactcaccctcgaatagttccaaatctgtatgaatttctttgttctgcaaagcacaaaggaaaaaagtttgtttgggtcaccattgacttccaaagtaggagaaaaaatactatggtaGTAAGTGGTgatccaaaacagcctggttacaaacttcaaaatatcttcctttgtgttcagcagaacacaTGAAGCATTTAATAATCTTAGTTAATGATAATGTCAacttttacaaatacattattaaaattaaagttgtatctgttaatattatttaatggacTTGCACTAACATAAACTGACAATAATAGTTATTAACTAACAAAGATTACTAAATATCGCAACAAATTATTTCTCATTGTTActaaatgttagttaatgcattaactaataataTCTAATGGGATCTTTTTGTTAGGTGCTATTGGCAATAATTAATTGATCTATAAATTCCACAGTTAAaagtaaattgtaaatatttctttaaaggtGTTATTTTGTCATCTATCTCATCTGTGATGAGATATCGTACTGCATTAACATCAAaaagatacatatttttttcagtttgaccCTACACCAAATGGCAGGTGTTACGAAGTGATCAAAAATTGTGTGTGTAGAcggtgtgtgtattgtgtgtgacaAACTGACTTTGCTTTCATTGTAGGACAGTCACTTCAGCTCATTCGTTGATGAACTTACTGAATACACCACAAACAATATGTTGGCGGCACCCATCATGAATGGAAAGGACGTCGTAGCCGTCATCATGGCAGTCAACAAGACTACTGGACCCCATTTCAcagatgaagatgaggatgtGAGTGTCTGTTTGCTGTTTCTGTCCACTGCTATTAATAATGTAGTCTACAGTGGCCTCAAAGCCAGTAAAATAGCACTAGCACAACTTTAAAGATTGTTTTTGTATCACAAGTAGAATTTTAAATGAGTATTTCAATACTTATGTGAACACATTTTAACTGGTGTGTCAACGCTATTTAGAATAAGgcttacatatttttataaaatgttgaaattggAACGTAAAGACATATTTGGTTTTTAAAGGCACAATAAAGCATACCTGTCatcattattttcttaaaatttaatacaaatgattttcttttgttaaagctttttttaaagtatctAAAGGTTGGCTCTCTGAACCTGAAGATTTTTCATCTGAGCTACCTTCATAACTGCGAAACACGAAAAGGACAGGTCAGTCTGCGTAACGGGTGACAGACTTGTAAAGCTGAACTAAAAAAAGCGTCGATATTTATGTGCGTTTTTCATATATCTCACTCATAGCTGCTGTTGTGGTCAGCTAACAAGGTGTTTGAAGAGCTCACAGACATTGAACGACAGTTTCACAAAGCTTTGTACACAGTACGAGCCTATCTCAACTGTGACAGGTACTCTGTGGGCCTACTGGACATGACCAAGGAAAAGGTACGTCAATCACTATAATTGCTTGAAAGGAACAGAGACTTCATGCTTAATTTAGAGGCTGTCCTTTCCCTTTCTAAGACTGAGCCGGTGGTTTTATTCTCTCGCAGGAGTTCTTTGATATTTGGCCTGTGTTGATGGGAGAGCAGGCACCCTATTCTGGCCCAGTCACTCCAGATGGAAGAGTAAgctgcattattaatatttaagttatccaaaaatctaaattaacgtttatatttcaaattcaCCATTCACTTCTGTTATATACAACAGAGCAGCTTTGCTAGattacttctttttttctgaaagaaagtcatatcGATTTGgaattacattattaatgtctctaaaatgtttataaaatctattttgtaTCTTTTATTTACTTAGGAAATCATTTTCTACAAGGTTATCGATTATATTTTGCACGGAAAAGAAGACATCAAGGTCATACcgtaagtttttcttttttcctcctaGTAGCAAACGTTTTATATCCAGGAGTGCAttataaaagcacaatttttCTTCACAGAAATCCACCGGCAGATCATTGGGCTTTGGCTAGTGGATTACCTACATATGTAGCGGAGAGCGGATTTGTAAGTGACTTTGACAATAAAGTACGGGTGATTTTTCATATATGTACCTCCACAtgaatttattgttttctgttgtgCATTCAAGATCTGCAACATCATGAATGCAGCAGCAGATGAAACGTTCGAATTTCaggtatttttgtaattatctAAAACGTGTCTAATGGTCGAAGGTCCCTCGACTTGCAGTCATAAGACTTTGGGTTTCTGTAGACGGAACCGTTGGATAGCAGTGGATGGACCATCAAGAATGTGCTGTCCCTCCCAATTgtcaacaaaaaagaagaaattgtgGGCGTTGCAACTTTCTACAACAGGAAGGATGGCAAACCATTTGATGACCATGACGAACAACTCATGGAGGTACGGTTGACAGACTGATTGGTAGCATTAAAGAGGACAATCATTTAGAGAATACAAAAACCAATCACTGGTTGACTTGGAATAATGAGTTGCTGTCTTGACAGGCTTTGACACAGTTTCTGGGCTGGTCGGCCCTCAACACAGACACCTATGACAAAATGAACAAGCTGGAGAACAGGAAAGACATTGCCCAGGACATGGTGCTGTACCATGTCAAGTGTCGAGATGATGAGATTCAAAACATCCTTGTAAGTTTATACTTTTGAGTTGCAAAtttgattttgttattttatcttataactgtttatttttattctagaaAACAAGAGAATATTTTGACAGAGAACCAAGAGACTGTGAGGAGGAAGAGCTTTTGGAGATACTGGTAAACTGAACAGATTTTTAGTTAAACATATTTGAATCGCAGGTTGATGTTAAACTTCTCGGAGAGATAGGATAAAGAAAGATACCTTTAATAGGAACCCATTAGAGGATAAACATTTCAGATGCTTTGCAAATTACGCCGTTTCAGCTGTTAATGGATTCTTAAAATGATACATATTTCTCAAAAGTTTATGCACTGACTTgctttgtgttatttttcatgCAGAAAAAAGAGCTGCCTGGCCCGAAGAAGTTTGAAATCTACGAATTCCGTTTCTCAGACTTTGACTGCACTGAACTGGATCTTGTAACATGCGGGATCCAGATGTACTATGAAGTCGGAGTGGTTAAAAAGTTCCAGGTCCCTCAGGAGGTAAAACTGCTTGGTTGCGATGGTGAAGGCACCTGATTTGTGTCATGAACTATCATGAAATTCCTTCAAATCGGCTGTCATCTTTTAATTAGGTTTTGGTGAGATTCATGTACTCAGTCAGCAAAGGCTACAGAAGAATCACCTACCACAACTGGCGCCATGGCTTCAATGTTGGGCAAACCATGTTCACTTTACTCACGGTATGCTCAGCTcttaattttcctttttaaatctattattttgttattatttttttatgttttatttctttcatggAAATTCAAAGCATGATGTTACTCTACATTTCAAGTTATAGAATTACATGTTGAGGGTCCAAACTAAATGTTCGTTGTTGATTTAAGTATAAAACAGGATTTCAAACATAATGATTGTTTCCAAACACGTTTGTTTAATCCAGTTTTAAACGAAcagattttttgtgtttttgttgtgcattacacattttttatgcacataataaaaatcataacgagaatgatttttttttttttatggagcCAGACAGGAAAACTGAAGCGGTATTACACAGATTTGGAGGTGATGGCCATGATCACTGCCGGCTTCTTGCATGATATTGACCACAGAGGAACAAATAATCTCTACCAAGTGAAGTCAGTAAATACCACTACTATTTCTACTAGTACTTCTACTATTATTGATTCTACCCCTTGATAAtaaccaaccccaaactttgtGGCCAGGTCCCAAAATCCTCTAGCAAAGCTGCATGGATCATCCATTCTAGAGAGGCATCACTTGGAATTTGGCAAATTCTTGTTAGGCGACGAGGTATAAGCAAACTATCCATATTGTAAGCTTGCACGTTAATTTGTTGTTATGTTAATcctaacacatttttttttttctcagtcatTAAACATCTTCCAAAACCTCAACAGAAGACAAACGGAGCATGTCTTCCACCTCATTGACATTGCCATTATTGCAACTGATCTTGCCTTGTACTTCAAGTAAGTTTCTACCATATATCATAATGAAAATACAACCTTTACTTGTCACTGTGTTATTTCAAACTCATATGCAGTAGTTTTTTTTGAGCAGTCATTTAGTTGTTTTCCATAAAGTGGCCATTTAAAGAAGTAAAACTTGTGTAATGTAAAGCTAAAATGTAAAGgcaaaatttttgttttaaatcttgTCTTTTTAATTCTTCCTCAAAGAAAGAGAACGATGTTTCAGAAAATTGTGGATCTCTCGGAGACATACGAAGAACAGAAAAAATGGGTGGACTTCATGTCTCTTGAAACGACAAGGAAAGAAATTGTAATGTAAGTGTGTCCATTTATAACTACGATGGCATGTTAGCATAACGCATCTCTTAAAAAATAACCATGTTgtgctttatgtgtttttatatttaataatcgGCCAGGGCCATGATGATGACCGCATGTGACCTCTCAGCTATCACAAAACCATGGGAGGTGCAGAGCAAGGTAAGAGATGTCAAATGAAGAAGAACTACAGTTCTGTTTCTCAGCAATGTACAAAGTGTAATTCTTCCCATCCTAGGTTGCCCTCTCTGTAGCAGCTGAGTTCTGGGAGCAGGGTGATCTTGAGAGGACTGTTCTCGAGCAACAACCTATCGTAAGTACAGTACCCCAATCTAATATCGGTGGTTGGgctgcttggaaaaaaaaagttcatgtggtacctctcttttcatctaGCCCATGATGGACAGGAACAAAGCCGCAGAGCTGCCAAAGCTTCAGTGCGGTTTTATCGACTTTGTCTGTACTTTTGTCTACAAGGTACCTCTATGAATGATAATTGTTGTTTCgagaaatgaatgttttacaaacaaaatgagAATGTTTTGACCATTAAGATGAATTTGCAATGATTCCCTCTTTGCTTCTGGCAGGAATTCTCTCGTTTTCACCCGGAGATCCAGCCAATGTATGATGGCATTCTGAACAACCGGAAGCATTGGAAAGAGAGGCAGGAAGAATATGAGGCAAAACTAAAGGCAATGGAGGAGGCGGTCAAGGCCAGACAGGAAGCAGCTACCAAAAATGGTTTGAATCTTAGTCTTTTGTTTAAACTTCTATTCAtctatattcatatttgtactgaattaaaaaaaaacactagtcAGACCCTCATTTTCAGGTTGATGTTTGACAAAAACTATACGTGTGGGGTTGTTAAGGTTTTTTGAAAGGTGTTTTTAAAAGTCAAggctttttctatttttaaatgtaattcatttccgTGATGGCACAGCAAACTGTTctgcagccattacttcagtgctgcgtgatccttcagaaatcattttaatatgctgatttgcttgaaatgttcaagaaacatttttcttttattattattttttgtaacataaatTGCTTTACCGTCACTTTGATGAATTTGATTTATCCTTCCGGCagaataaaaggcaaaaaacagacattttaaacGTATCGTTTATAAATCTTCAATGAACTTTATTTGTCATCAAAAAGCCCATACACAAACTACAACAGCCAGCTATAAGAGAGCGTCCACATCCTGTAAGCTATGATATAACACGTTTCTTAAATTcagattgtttgtttgtttctgtgtgctttctCTATAGCTGCAAACTCCAACAGCACCAGTGGATCGGGATCAGGATCCAAGACCTGCTCCATCTGCTAGAGAAAACACAACAAGGGCAAGGCAGCTTGGGATGTAACCTAGCCTCTAAGTAGTACATCACATCAAGATCACACTTAGGATCCTCAAGAATCTGATCAGGAGTGAGTGGGAAAACGCTATCAAACACACGTATCGGATCTTGTCTACAGTTAGCATTACCGTTTCCTTCGGGTCATAGTGTTTAAGCATTTTCATTGAATGGTAATCGGTTTCAATTAAGCACAATGTACTACAAGaaaatgtaggttttttttatccatGATGTTTTTTCCAAGGATTTTAGTATCACCTAGGGTTTAATTTAGCTACTCAGTGGTGATCAGCCGCTGTTTAAAATCAAGCAGGTTCATGACAAGTTTAATCGAGGAATCCAAAAAATACGTACGATACATTGTCGTAATAGCAAAATAACCTTTTCTGTTTTGTAACTGCAATAATGTTGTCACCTCTCACTGCATATCAAAAAAACAAAGGCCATTATATGTGATGTAATTTTTTCCctctaaaaataatactaaatgtaCAGCCGAAAGCTAGCTTTCAGGTCGCTAAATGTGACAAGGTAAGTGCGCAGTAAGATATAGCTTCTAGTAAGCCAGACGGCAGAGTACAGTGGTTGTCAGAAGGTATAAAGTTAGggttgtttttatagtttgagTTTCCTTCACTTAAGCCGACAGGTAATACGCAATTGTCCTTCAGGCTTATTTACATCAAGTGCTGTCATGGGTGTGTTTTACCGAGCAATGTCCCGTTACTCAGTGTCTCTGCTGCTGGGACATGCGTTCAAAGAGAAAACTGATTCCAGTGGCCTTGATACCATTCATCTGTTCTCAGCTGACCCGTCATCACACTGAACTTCAGGAAGTTTCAAGTTATTGAACTCATTTAAGTCCTTCAATTCACGAACGTATTCCACTTCAGGCAATTCCGTTCTTCCTACTTCTGACTTCTTTGTAGGAAGTCTCTCTTTCACTGGTTGTCTGTAAACCATCAGTTGTGAATCGAATTGTGTAAATATACgaaat from Puntigrus tetrazona isolate hp1 chromosome 21, ASM1883169v1, whole genome shotgun sequence harbors:
- the pde6b gene encoding rod cGMP-specific 3',5'-cyclic phosphodiesterase subunit beta gives rise to the protein MSVKKEDVEKFLDGNPDFARSYFDKKLKPGAVASIMRIPESKVDMDSFKDICSIEEGAIFYDLITDMQENVNMEKVIFKILKRISALIHADRCSLFMYRQRNGIAELATRLFNVNENSELDDCVVPPDSEIVFPLDIGIVGYVAQTKKPINVKDVTQDSHFSSFVDELTEYTTNNMLAAPIMNGKDVVAVIMAVNKTTGPHFTDEDEDLFLKYLKVGSLNLKIFHLSYLHNCETRKGQLLLWSANKVFEELTDIERQFHKALYTVRAYLNCDRYSVGLLDMTKEKEFFDIWPVLMGEQAPYSGPVTPDGREIIFYKVIDYILHGKEDIKVIPNPPADHWALASGLPTYVAESGFICNIMNAAADETFEFQTEPLDSSGWTIKNVLSLPIVNKKEEIVGVATFYNRKDGKPFDDHDEQLMEALTQFLGWSALNTDTYDKMNKLENRKDIAQDMVLYHVKCRDDEIQNILKTREYFDREPRDCEEEELLEILKKELPGPKKFEIYEFRFSDFDCTELDLVTCGIQMYYEVGVVKKFQVPQEVLVRFMYSVSKGYRRITYHNWRHGFNVGQTMFTLLTTGKLKRYYTDLEVMAMITAGFLHDIDHRGTNNLYQVKSQNPLAKLHGSSILERHHLEFGKFLLGDESLNIFQNLNRRQTEHVFHLIDIAIIATDLALYFKKRTMFQKIVDLSETYEEQKKWVDFMSLETTRKEIVMAMMMTACDLSAITKPWEVQSKVALSVAAEFWEQGDLERTVLEQQPIPMMDRNKAAELPKLQCGFIDFVCTFVYKEFSRFHPEIQPMYDGILNNRKHWKERQEEYEAKLKAMEEAVKARQEAATKNAANSNSTSGSGSGSKTCSIC